The Mercenaria mercenaria strain notata chromosome 10, MADL_Memer_1, whole genome shotgun sequence genome contains a region encoding:
- the LOC123561441 gene encoding EGF-like domain-containing protein 2 isoform X4: MRLHLLVAVIFISILTVKSQYKYDCRRMEDCKNGGKCTENDCTCVGTFGGHDCGYDTAQVDACTADPNPCQNGGVCYNDGTSDLCYCVYGFFGKTCENKTVVIDCEGNSVDFTLAFPMDFAGTVKLGDDPNCAMTEKEDKELGMKTYSVKVDISENGAGCNVTNIENATNPETGATEFSGLFEVNYLPFVTTGHDELYNLTCSHESADIQLSQAFPSVDVVKENLTVSEFNETYSPVELAVLDAQGNPMAADTQLFVGDVFQLHVYLTDELAFNDVLIERCTTNNTLKDADQKTFVVLDRGCPTKLSKRLTKGQEVKMYDTTLPDGTPVQTNGKILPIEAFKFVDSSLMGIVCSVKVCKPGDLKCQVPTNCDEIMYQKPPTPTEAGGATEKTAEVTAVKPPTETPTETPAETPTETPAVRRKRRAANKNAAEEESVVSTVLTVVGPSDYRSSRLTAPEHVNTLEKCLAHEEITAVVAVLGTAVCTLLIACFILSCLTIKRRAKESSFHTMPQPNTEKFRIPRAHINDSFTLGDI, encoded by the exons ATGAGATTACATCTTCTTGTTGCTGTCATCTTCATTTCCATTCTGACAG TCAAGTCCCAATACAAATATGACTGTCGAAGAATGGAAG ATTGTAAAAATGGAGGGAAGTGCACCGAGAATGACTGCACGTGCGTCGGGACATTTGGGGGACACGACTGTGGGTACGACACAG CTCAAGTCGATGCGTGTACAGCTGATCCAAATCCATGTCAGAATGGCGGCGTATGTTATAACGATGGCACTAGTGACCTCTGCTATTGTGTTTATGGGTTCTTCGGAAAGACGTGTGAAAATAAAACGG TTGTAATAGATTGTGAGGGAAATTCAGTTGATTTTACTTTGGCGTTTCCCATGGATTTTGCTGGTACGGTAAAACTTGGTGACGATCCAAATTGCGCAATGACTGAAAAGGAAGACAAGGAGTTGGGAATGAAGACATACTCTGTTAAAGTTGATATCTCAGAAAACGGGGCTGGGTGTAATGTAACAAATATCGAAAATGCCACTAATCCTGAG ACGGGTGCTACCGAGTTTTCGGGTTTATTCGAAGTCAATTACCTGCCGTTTGTGACAACCGGGCACGATGAACTGTATAACCTTACATGTTCCCATGAGAGTGCTGACATCCAACTATCACAAGCATTCCCAAGCGTTGATGTGGTTAA AGAGAATTTGACTGTATCAGAATTTAACGAGACCTACAGTCCGGTAGAACTTGCAGTGTTGGATGCCCAGGGTAATCCAATGGCGGCAGATACTCAGTTGTTCGTTGGAGATGTATTCCAGCTGCATGTTTATCTGACGGATGAACTAG CCTTCAACGATGTTCTGATCGAACGTTGCACAACCAACAACACTTTAAAAGATGCTGACCAGAAAACATTTGTAGTCTTGGACCGAGG atgTCCTACAAAGTTAAGCAAACGGCTTACTAAAGGACAAGAGGTGAAAATGTATGATACAACGTTACCTGATGGGACACCTGTTCAGACCAATGGGAAGATTTTACCAATTGAAGCGTTCAAATTTGTTGATTCCAGTCTTATGGGTATCGTCTGCTCTGTCAAAGTCTGCAAACCCGGTGATTTAAAATGTCAAGTG CCTACCAACTGTGATGAAATCATGTATCAAAAGCCACCCACTCCCACTGAGGCTGGAGGGGCAACAGAAAAGACTGCAGAAGTAACAGCAGTAAAACCACCAACAGAAACACCAACAGAAACACCAGCGGAAACACCTACTGAAACACCAGCTGTAAGAAGAAAGAGAAGAGCGGCTAACAAAAATGCAGCTGAGGAGGAGAGTGTTGTATCAACTGTTCTGACAGTGGTGGGGCCTAGTGACTATCGAAGTAGCAGGCTAACTG CACCCGAGCATGTCAATACGTTGGAGAAATGCTTGGCTCACGAAGAAATAACGGCAGTAGTGGCGGTTCTTGGAACAGCCGTCTGTACGCTTCTAATTGCGTGCTTCATACTTTCATGCCTTACAATAAAGCGGAGAGCAAAGGAATCGTCCTTCCATACAATGCCTCAACCCAACACAGAAAAGTTCCGAATACCACGGGCACACATAAATGATTCTTTCACTCTTGGAGACATATAG
- the LOC123561441 gene encoding EGF-like domain-containing protein 2 isoform X3: protein MRLHLLVAVIFISILTVKSQYKYDCRRIEDCKNGGKCTENDCTCVGTFGGHDCGYDTAQVDACTADPNPCQNGGVCYNDGTSDLCYCVYGFFGKTCENKTVVIDCEGNSVDFTLAFPMDFAGTVKLGDDPNCAMTEKEDKELGMKTYSVKVDISENGAGCNVTNIENATNPETGATEFSGLFEVNYLPFVTTGHDELYNLTCSHESADIQLSQAFPSVDVVKENLTVSEFNETYSPVELAVLDAQGNPMAADTQLFVGDVFQLHVYLTDELAFNDVLIERCTTNNTLKDADQKTFVVLDRGCPTKLSKRLTKGQEVKMYDTTLPDGTPVQTNGKILPIEAFKFVDSSLMGIVCSVKVCKPGDLKCQVPTNCDEIMYQKPPTPTEAGGATEKTAEVTAVKPPTETPTETPAETPTETPAVRRKRRAANKNAAEEESVVSTVLTVVGPSDYRSSRLTAPEHVNTLEKCLAHEEITAVVAVLGTAVCTLLIACFILSCLTIKRRAKESSFHTMPQPNTEKFRIPRAHINDSFTLGDI, encoded by the exons ATGAGATTACATCTTCTTGTTGCTGTCATCTTCATTTCCATTCTGACAG TCAAGTCCCAATACAAATATGACTGTCGAAGAATAGAAGATTGTAAAAATGGAGGGAAGTGCACCGAGAATGACTGCACGTGCGTCGGGACATTTGGGGGACACGACTGTGGGTACGACACAG CTCAAGTCGATGCGTGTACAGCTGATCCAAATCCATGTCAGAATGGCGGCGTATGTTATAACGATGGCACTAGTGACCTCTGCTATTGTGTTTATGGGTTCTTCGGAAAGACGTGTGAAAATAAAACGG TTGTAATAGATTGTGAGGGAAATTCAGTTGATTTTACTTTGGCGTTTCCCATGGATTTTGCTGGTACGGTAAAACTTGGTGACGATCCAAATTGCGCAATGACTGAAAAGGAAGACAAGGAGTTGGGAATGAAGACATACTCTGTTAAAGTTGATATCTCAGAAAACGGGGCTGGGTGTAATGTAACAAATATCGAAAATGCCACTAATCCTGAG ACGGGTGCTACCGAGTTTTCGGGTTTATTCGAAGTCAATTACCTGCCGTTTGTGACAACCGGGCACGATGAACTGTATAACCTTACATGTTCCCATGAGAGTGCTGACATCCAACTATCACAAGCATTCCCAAGCGTTGATGTGGTTAA AGAGAATTTGACTGTATCAGAATTTAACGAGACCTACAGTCCGGTAGAACTTGCAGTGTTGGATGCCCAGGGTAATCCAATGGCGGCAGATACTCAGTTGTTCGTTGGAGATGTATTCCAGCTGCATGTTTATCTGACGGATGAACTAG CCTTCAACGATGTTCTGATCGAACGTTGCACAACCAACAACACTTTAAAAGATGCTGACCAGAAAACATTTGTAGTCTTGGACCGAGG atgTCCTACAAAGTTAAGCAAACGGCTTACTAAAGGACAAGAGGTGAAAATGTATGATACAACGTTACCTGATGGGACACCTGTTCAGACCAATGGGAAGATTTTACCAATTGAAGCGTTCAAATTTGTTGATTCCAGTCTTATGGGTATCGTCTGCTCTGTCAAAGTCTGCAAACCCGGTGATTTAAAATGTCAAGTG CCTACCAACTGTGATGAAATCATGTATCAAAAGCCACCCACTCCCACTGAGGCTGGAGGGGCAACAGAAAAGACTGCAGAAGTAACAGCAGTAAAACCACCAACAGAAACACCAACAGAAACACCAGCGGAAACACCTACTGAAACACCAGCTGTAAGAAGAAAGAGAAGAGCGGCTAACAAAAATGCAGCTGAGGAGGAGAGTGTTGTATCAACTGTTCTGACAGTGGTGGGGCCTAGTGACTATCGAAGTAGCAGGCTAACTG CACCCGAGCATGTCAATACGTTGGAGAAATGCTTGGCTCACGAAGAAATAACGGCAGTAGTGGCGGTTCTTGGAACAGCCGTCTGTACGCTTCTAATTGCGTGCTTCATACTTTCATGCCTTACAATAAAGCGGAGAGCAAAGGAATCGTCCTTCCATACAATGCCTCAACCCAACACAGAAAAGTTCCGAATACCACGGGCACACATAAATGATTCTTTCACTCTTGGAGACATATAG
- the LOC123561441 gene encoding EGF-like domain-containing protein 2 isoform X1, whose product MDFVKIMILKMRLHLLVAVIFISILTVKSQYKYDCRRIEDCKNGGKCTENDCTCVGTFGGHDCGYDTAQVDACTADPNPCQNGGVCYNDGTSDLCYCVYGFFGKTCENKTVVIDCEGNSVDFTLAFPMDFAGTVKLGDDPNCAMTEKEDKELGMKTYSVKVDISENGAGCNVTNIENATNPETGATEFSGLFEVNYLPFVTTGHDELYNLTCSHESADIQLSQAFPSVDVVKENLTVSEFNETYSPVELAVLDAQGNPMAADTQLFVGDVFQLHVYLTDELAFNDVLIERCTTNNTLKDADQKTFVVLDRGCPTKLSKRLTKGQEVKMYDTTLPDGTPVQTNGKILPIEAFKFVDSSLMGIVCSVKVCKPGDLKCQVPTNCDEIMYQKPPTPTEAGGATEKTAEVTAVKPPTETPTETPAETPTETPAVRRKRRAANKNAAEEESVVSTVLTVVGPSDYRSSRLTAPEHVNTLEKCLAHEEITAVVAVLGTAVCTLLIACFILSCLTIKRRAKESSFHTMPQPNTEKFRIPRAHINDSFTLGDI is encoded by the exons Atggattttgttaaaattatg ATTCTAAAAATGAGATTACATCTTCTTGTTGCTGTCATCTTCATTTCCATTCTGACAG TCAAGTCCCAATACAAATATGACTGTCGAAGAATAGAAGATTGTAAAAATGGAGGGAAGTGCACCGAGAATGACTGCACGTGCGTCGGGACATTTGGGGGACACGACTGTGGGTACGACACAG CTCAAGTCGATGCGTGTACAGCTGATCCAAATCCATGTCAGAATGGCGGCGTATGTTATAACGATGGCACTAGTGACCTCTGCTATTGTGTTTATGGGTTCTTCGGAAAGACGTGTGAAAATAAAACGG TTGTAATAGATTGTGAGGGAAATTCAGTTGATTTTACTTTGGCGTTTCCCATGGATTTTGCTGGTACGGTAAAACTTGGTGACGATCCAAATTGCGCAATGACTGAAAAGGAAGACAAGGAGTTGGGAATGAAGACATACTCTGTTAAAGTTGATATCTCAGAAAACGGGGCTGGGTGTAATGTAACAAATATCGAAAATGCCACTAATCCTGAG ACGGGTGCTACCGAGTTTTCGGGTTTATTCGAAGTCAATTACCTGCCGTTTGTGACAACCGGGCACGATGAACTGTATAACCTTACATGTTCCCATGAGAGTGCTGACATCCAACTATCACAAGCATTCCCAAGCGTTGATGTGGTTAA AGAGAATTTGACTGTATCAGAATTTAACGAGACCTACAGTCCGGTAGAACTTGCAGTGTTGGATGCCCAGGGTAATCCAATGGCGGCAGATACTCAGTTGTTCGTTGGAGATGTATTCCAGCTGCATGTTTATCTGACGGATGAACTAG CCTTCAACGATGTTCTGATCGAACGTTGCACAACCAACAACACTTTAAAAGATGCTGACCAGAAAACATTTGTAGTCTTGGACCGAGG atgTCCTACAAAGTTAAGCAAACGGCTTACTAAAGGACAAGAGGTGAAAATGTATGATACAACGTTACCTGATGGGACACCTGTTCAGACCAATGGGAAGATTTTACCAATTGAAGCGTTCAAATTTGTTGATTCCAGTCTTATGGGTATCGTCTGCTCTGTCAAAGTCTGCAAACCCGGTGATTTAAAATGTCAAGTG CCTACCAACTGTGATGAAATCATGTATCAAAAGCCACCCACTCCCACTGAGGCTGGAGGGGCAACAGAAAAGACTGCAGAAGTAACAGCAGTAAAACCACCAACAGAAACACCAACAGAAACACCAGCGGAAACACCTACTGAAACACCAGCTGTAAGAAGAAAGAGAAGAGCGGCTAACAAAAATGCAGCTGAGGAGGAGAGTGTTGTATCAACTGTTCTGACAGTGGTGGGGCCTAGTGACTATCGAAGTAGCAGGCTAACTG CACCCGAGCATGTCAATACGTTGGAGAAATGCTTGGCTCACGAAGAAATAACGGCAGTAGTGGCGGTTCTTGGAACAGCCGTCTGTACGCTTCTAATTGCGTGCTTCATACTTTCATGCCTTACAATAAAGCGGAGAGCAAAGGAATCGTCCTTCCATACAATGCCTCAACCCAACACAGAAAAGTTCCGAATACCACGGGCACACATAAATGATTCTTTCACTCTTGGAGACATATAG
- the LOC123561441 gene encoding EGF-like domain-containing protein 2 isoform X2: protein MDFVKIMILKMRLHLLVAVIFISILTVKSQYKYDCRRMEDCKNGGKCTENDCTCVGTFGGHDCGYDTAQVDACTADPNPCQNGGVCYNDGTSDLCYCVYGFFGKTCENKTVVIDCEGNSVDFTLAFPMDFAGTVKLGDDPNCAMTEKEDKELGMKTYSVKVDISENGAGCNVTNIENATNPETGATEFSGLFEVNYLPFVTTGHDELYNLTCSHESADIQLSQAFPSVDVVKENLTVSEFNETYSPVELAVLDAQGNPMAADTQLFVGDVFQLHVYLTDELAFNDVLIERCTTNNTLKDADQKTFVVLDRGCPTKLSKRLTKGQEVKMYDTTLPDGTPVQTNGKILPIEAFKFVDSSLMGIVCSVKVCKPGDLKCQVPTNCDEIMYQKPPTPTEAGGATEKTAEVTAVKPPTETPTETPAETPTETPAVRRKRRAANKNAAEEESVVSTVLTVVGPSDYRSSRLTAPEHVNTLEKCLAHEEITAVVAVLGTAVCTLLIACFILSCLTIKRRAKESSFHTMPQPNTEKFRIPRAHINDSFTLGDI from the exons Atggattttgttaaaattatg ATTCTAAAAATGAGATTACATCTTCTTGTTGCTGTCATCTTCATTTCCATTCTGACAG TCAAGTCCCAATACAAATATGACTGTCGAAGAATGGAAG ATTGTAAAAATGGAGGGAAGTGCACCGAGAATGACTGCACGTGCGTCGGGACATTTGGGGGACACGACTGTGGGTACGACACAG CTCAAGTCGATGCGTGTACAGCTGATCCAAATCCATGTCAGAATGGCGGCGTATGTTATAACGATGGCACTAGTGACCTCTGCTATTGTGTTTATGGGTTCTTCGGAAAGACGTGTGAAAATAAAACGG TTGTAATAGATTGTGAGGGAAATTCAGTTGATTTTACTTTGGCGTTTCCCATGGATTTTGCTGGTACGGTAAAACTTGGTGACGATCCAAATTGCGCAATGACTGAAAAGGAAGACAAGGAGTTGGGAATGAAGACATACTCTGTTAAAGTTGATATCTCAGAAAACGGGGCTGGGTGTAATGTAACAAATATCGAAAATGCCACTAATCCTGAG ACGGGTGCTACCGAGTTTTCGGGTTTATTCGAAGTCAATTACCTGCCGTTTGTGACAACCGGGCACGATGAACTGTATAACCTTACATGTTCCCATGAGAGTGCTGACATCCAACTATCACAAGCATTCCCAAGCGTTGATGTGGTTAA AGAGAATTTGACTGTATCAGAATTTAACGAGACCTACAGTCCGGTAGAACTTGCAGTGTTGGATGCCCAGGGTAATCCAATGGCGGCAGATACTCAGTTGTTCGTTGGAGATGTATTCCAGCTGCATGTTTATCTGACGGATGAACTAG CCTTCAACGATGTTCTGATCGAACGTTGCACAACCAACAACACTTTAAAAGATGCTGACCAGAAAACATTTGTAGTCTTGGACCGAGG atgTCCTACAAAGTTAAGCAAACGGCTTACTAAAGGACAAGAGGTGAAAATGTATGATACAACGTTACCTGATGGGACACCTGTTCAGACCAATGGGAAGATTTTACCAATTGAAGCGTTCAAATTTGTTGATTCCAGTCTTATGGGTATCGTCTGCTCTGTCAAAGTCTGCAAACCCGGTGATTTAAAATGTCAAGTG CCTACCAACTGTGATGAAATCATGTATCAAAAGCCACCCACTCCCACTGAGGCTGGAGGGGCAACAGAAAAGACTGCAGAAGTAACAGCAGTAAAACCACCAACAGAAACACCAACAGAAACACCAGCGGAAACACCTACTGAAACACCAGCTGTAAGAAGAAAGAGAAGAGCGGCTAACAAAAATGCAGCTGAGGAGGAGAGTGTTGTATCAACTGTTCTGACAGTGGTGGGGCCTAGTGACTATCGAAGTAGCAGGCTAACTG CACCCGAGCATGTCAATACGTTGGAGAAATGCTTGGCTCACGAAGAAATAACGGCAGTAGTGGCGGTTCTTGGAACAGCCGTCTGTACGCTTCTAATTGCGTGCTTCATACTTTCATGCCTTACAATAAAGCGGAGAGCAAAGGAATCGTCCTTCCATACAATGCCTCAACCCAACACAGAAAAGTTCCGAATACCACGGGCACACATAAATGATTCTTTCACTCTTGGAGACATATAG